In the Clostridia bacterium genome, CAAGTAGTAAGAGTAAGGCCTTTTGCTGATGATCCTTCTGACTATGTAGGAATCAAGTGCAAGAATGGCAAAACCTATGCCATAACCAATACTTGTGCTGCCAATGCTCTAGGGTTGATTCCGGAAGGTGACTATGCCAGGGGTAGCGCTGAAGCAGCGCGAAAAGCAATTGGCGCCTTAGCAAAGGAACTAAACCTGCCAGTGGAGGACGTGTGCCAACGAATCCTAGAGATATCTGCTACCAAGTGCCAGAAAGTGATAATGGAATTGATCGACGAGTACAAGCTTGATTTGCATAGCTTAACGCTGGTGGGGTTGGGCGGAGGAGCCGGCGCATTGATGCCAACTATCTCCAAGCTTATGCGGCTGCCTTACGAAATAGCTAACAATGCAGAGGTTATTTCATCGATTGGGGCTGCCTTAGCCATGGTGCGAGATGTAGTGGAGCGTACCATTGTTGATCCCACGCCAGAAGATATTCTTAGGGTGAAACGCGAAGCGGAACAGGCTGCCTTAAGCGCGGGGGCGGCGCCAGGGTCGGTCAACGTGAGCATAGAGATTGATCGCAAGCGCAATCGGGTTAAAGCTATAGCGATGGGTGCCGCTGCCATGGAAGTCCAAGACTTTAAACAAAAGCTCTCCCTCGATGAAGCCAGGCAGTTGGCATCGAAAACTATGGAGATCCCGGCTCAAAGCATCCAGGTGGTAGCGGAGACGGATATGTTCTGGGTACTGGAAGGGATAAAGGAGACCAAGAAGCTGTTTGGACTATTGACCAACAAGACGCGCTTGTCCCGCGTTGTTGATCGTTTCGGAGCTATCCGATTGCGGTTTACGGATCCAGTAGTGGTGACGACTAAGGTGGAAAAGGCCGAAGAAGTTCTCAGCTATGTTTTGGATAAAGTAACTCTGTACGATGATAAGGTTGGCAAGACCTTGGGAGATATTTACCTATTGCTAGGAAGCAGGATTGTGGATTTGTCTGGGCTTACGGCTGAAGAACAAGTATTATCTCTTGCGATCACAGAAGTTGCGGGCTTTGAGAAGGATTATCCTATAGTAGTGATAGGTGCAAGAAAACACGTCTAAAAGTACAGTGTTTCATTGGCTAAAGGCTGGGGGTTGAACCAGGTTGACTTGGGTGAGGCCGGCAAATAGTGAAGCTCTGAGTGTAGCTATCTCCATCCTCCTATCAAGCCGAGGTGGTTCCCAGATAACCAGGGCTAAGGCAGAAGCATGGGCTTCGGAGGCACTGGCAGCCGGGCATAGCCTAGGACAAGAAGTGAAGGCGTGCTACCCGGGACTAGGTCCAGTTGAGGTTGCTCACCAAGTCGGTGTTGGTATAAAGTTCGCTCGCGACAATCGCTGGTTGAGAGCCATTTATACGCCTGAGCCCCCAACCGTAACTATATACCCAGAATCCTTGGAACCTCTGCAGGATCGCTTACATCATCTTCGGCTGCCCCAGGGTTTCTCATTACTGGACCTGGCGATTGCCCATGAACTATTTCATCATTTTGAACATGTACGCGGATCGATTTCTAAGCGGTATTACGTGAACGTT is a window encoding:
- a CDS encoding hydantoinase/oxoprolinase family protein, whose amino-acid sequence is MSKVRIGIDVGGTFTKAVAIDAENLNLVGKYNVLTSHGAKEGVARGVLEAFSGLLKQLCIDPSSDISVIAHSTTQATNSLLEGDVAPVGVIGMGSGLESVLARGQTAVKNIELAPGRYLTVDHTFIDVSSFSDERVKEAIQELMGRGAKVVVASEAFGVDDPERELRVIAVASEMGIPATAACDVSQLYGLTVRTRTAIINGSILPKMIDTANLTEESIKSAGVNAQLMIMRGDGGVMSIEEMRRRPILTALSGPAASAAGALMYLKISDGIFLDVGGTSTDIGAIRAGKPMVKYARVGGHNTYLNSLDVRTIGIAGGSIVRASASGIIDVGPRSAHIAGMEYSAFARPEEIEEPQVVRVRPFADDPSDYVGIKCKNGKTYAITNTCAANALGLIPEGDYARGSAEAARKAIGALAKELNLPVEDVCQRILEISATKCQKVIMELIDEYKLDLHSLTLVGLGGGAGALMPTISKLMRLPYEIANNAEVISSIGAALAMVRDVVERTIVDPTPEDILRVKREAEQAALSAGAAPGSVNVSIEIDRKRNRVKAIAMGAAAMEVQDFKQKLSLDEARQLASKTMEIPAQSIQVVAETDMFWVLEGIKETKKLFGLLTNKTRLSRVVDRFGAIRLRFTDPVVVTTKVEKAEEVLSYVLDKVTLYDDKVGKTLGDIYLLLGSRIVDLSGLTAEEQVLSLAITEVAGFEKDYPIVVIGARKHV